Genomic window (Gadus macrocephalus chromosome 13, ASM3116895v1):
GAATACCAAGATAGTGCAAATAATGATCCTCTGCTGATTTTGGGATCATCTTGTCACTGATTTGCATGTCTTAGTCCTCAAATGTGCATGTCATTTCTAAATAGTGCCTTATTTAGATGCCTTAAGGAAAAAATACAAACCTTGCTCAGCAAATAggtttgattttgttttgtgcCTTCTATATGTCACTGGAATATATGTGGTTTCTTTGCCACCAAAAATACTTAATTTTGTTTAGGGTTAGATGTTGTTGTTACAACTTCTGAGTAAATAAAAATGCAAGACATTCAAATTGTTTGTGTCCTGCCTGCTCTTTCGTGTCAACTAATTTAAGCAAATTATATTTGTGCATTATTACTACAATAAGTAAATTCATAGGGATAATCACCGCGTTCGTCTCGGACGGTAaaccgtccacgagccgggcatatcaaactgttcaTTGCCCTGCCGCTTGGTGATTatcccgtttattctacttctttcttgccaacataataaaacaattcaaataataCTATTCAATAATATTACAATTCAatgatactttaataattatgctttttcttattcatATTGTATGctcattaaatgtatactctgtttgagttcatctccctcaaaaagtagtcccctttaatgaGGACCGATCAAACAAGCATTCCTCTCCCTGTCAGGTCTGGGGAACGGCTTCCATGGGCCTCGTCTTCTGCTTTTGTCCTTCCGTCGTCCTCCTCGCTCTTTAACCAGTCCTCAAATGTCTTCCCTACTCCAAATACACTAAAATTGACAATGAATTCGTCCATTTTTAAAACGCTGCAAtgtttagaactacggtgaataacgttagctcagctgttgTTAATTAGTTTCTTTAGCATCCATACAAGGCTgcatctgatcactagtttaataacgtagttgctacattGTAAAAATGCAAgtggcgtattgatctactatctgatgacgctgtgctcagtcagcagcaagtagaaccgacatgtcagcgggcaacctgccgggttaatgccctcctcccagccaatcagaatcacaCATTCTTAAACAAAGTAAAATAAACTTTTTTAATGCAACATAGTGTAATGTAGCTTTAAGtgttgttttaatgttttatgttcATTAAAATGTAAATTTAAGGAAAACGTTGACGTTTTTTGACAATTAGAGATTCAGTTATACTTATATGCTGTTTGCTCTTAGAAATACTGTTAGTAGATACCATGTATCCAATCAAAGGCTGACTAAAACATCAATAAAGTTTGTAAAATAAAGTAACTAATTCGTAACTAACTCTTCAACTCATGCCTTTAAAGAGAAATTAAACACAATTAAACTCAATAATTCATAATTAATCAGAATTGATAGTGTATAATTGTGGCCAGTGTGCCGCCTATACATGAACCTCAACCTTCGCCTGTGGCTCTTTCAAAAGGAAAGTATGAAAGGTAACACATTTAAAACGGGCCTGGCTCAGTATAAAGCTGATCCCCAGCAGGTTCCTGTATAAATATAATACCATTTTACAAAAAGTTTAGCAAAGTCTTATATTCTATGATGATTCACAAAAAAGTGATTCACCCTCGACATAGCATGAGATGCGTTCATTATCTTAATATTGACTAAGAAGTTAAGGAATCTTGAGACATTGCTGCATTTCTCTTTACCTTTTTCTCAGAAAAAAACAAGGACCCaagtgctgttgttttttatgattgTGTTTATTCGCATCAAATTGTTTTGAAGGAAAACGTTCATTTTAAGGCATGTTATTCAACAATAACAGTAACAATCTCTTCATAGAAGTGAAAGGTGCGTTGACTCATAGAGTGATAAAACAGCACATTGGTTTTGATGTGATCTTCTCCTaacagagaaaaacacaaaactcTTTGTCTGACTAAAATGCAGACAGTTTGTAAAACATTTGACATTGTCAACTTTAAACGAGAAAACAACAAACCCATATGCTGGTAGAATCAGTAGCTTTCATATTATAACAATATTCCCATAGGGAGGAAAATACATTGATTTGGGTTTTTTAccaaacaatacaatacaatacaagaaTCAGATTTTGATTCATAAGAACAGAAAGAAACCTGTCTGTAAATATGACAGTAACAGAATCCCAGCTGAGTGGCACCTTCACAAAAGGTAATAGACAGCAATTTTTTGACGGCAAAAAAtgaggaaaaacaaaacaacaagcgtAGCAGTCTTGAACCAAGTGGTTGTACAACAACGGTCCCTTTCAGAGAGCACATCCGGGTCTCTACCACGGCCTCCACGGGCTGGGGCTGACCCTGGGCTTCTGCTGGCCCAGGCGGGGCTTGACTGGGCTCACTGGGACCTTCATGACCGGTTCAGAGGAGGCCTGATGGTTCTGGAAATGGTCCAATACTCTTCTGTTGGACTGTGTCTTCCCCTCATCCTTAGACAGGAAGTGGACCATCTCCTGGACACACCTGGAGTGACCCTGGTTGGCAGGGGATGAAACTGAGTGTCCTCTGCGATAGAGCTGCTGTTGTCTCACAAAGACCACCGTCATCTCCAGAATGTCTGCTTTCTCCATCTTGGAGTCAGGTTCTTGTTTGAGGAACTCTGGACCCAGCAGAGACTTGAGCTGCTCAATGCTGCTGTTGATTCGCTCTCTGCGTAGCTTTTCCACCAGCGGCTTCCTGAtctggaggaagagaaggaaatcATGAATACACTTGATCTCAACAAATAAAAGTCAGCACAAATACAAGCAATGTATAACGTTTTTTAAGAGTCTGTCTAAATTTAGTCTTGAATTTACCTTATGAGTTAGAGTCAGGTGACTCTCAGGAGAAGTCATTGCTGAAGTGATTGTAGGAGCCATGTGTGGATCTCTGTGCTGTAGAGGTCTCTGTAGAGAGGATctggtctctcctggcttcagcCCTCCTTTATATAGTCCCTAATCTCCATATGAATGTGTGGGTCTAGGTCTGGTTGGAGGTTCTCACagtctgaaccaatcagagagctaGGGAGGACAATGAGGAACGCAGGCTGCCACATGCTGCAGGCTCTTATTGCTGGGGGACAATAGATAGATCTCAGGGGACCAGGTGGAGGActggggggtgatggagagaggcTCTGTGTGGATCTGGGAAAGTGGTGACCCTGTAGAGAGATCAGAGCTGTAGCCTGTTGTTGGGATCAATGAGTCTGACTGAACACACCCTGGTAGTTGAATCACCCTCGTGGAAGAGTCTCAGACACACTTAATGTTTCACTAAGTCTTGCAGAGTAATAGTTTTTATTTGATATTTAAATTCTAATTTGAACTCATAGATGACTCCAGTAGCTGTTGGACTCACTGGTTTCATTTGCAGTGCTCCAAACTTGTTTGCAATACATTTTTGGTTTCAAGTACTTCTTTGATCAAATATTGAATAATTATTTCACAATTAGTCTTCATGTAGGAAATTGCATACGTAAATAGTGTTGGAAATTCCAACCCTGTCCTCGATGTCTACAATTTACACaaaatcaatacattttttttttaaatgtaaagtaatgaagaaaaatacattttgacaTTTTTACTTCAGACCTGTGTATCATTTTGGGGATATGAAagaattatgattattattatttttttatcagttTTATCAGGTTGTCTAGCTGGTTGGATCGCAATTTTTGGTGTTTTCTTATTTGGGGACTCCCCCTCTCCTTTGGGGGGGCTAACCCTCCCAGTTCCATAAACAACACAGaatgcagaggagagagagagaccattcaGATAATCCCTTATGTGGGTCTGCATTCCATACTGCGTCTCTGTGCACCATTTCACAGCAACCTCTCCATTGATGTCGGGAATCTTTATCCAGACAGTGAGACACCACGACTCCCTGAATGGCTCCTAACGTGATGTGATGTGCAACTAGACACACTTCTTTTGTCCCTAATGAATGCAGTGATTGAACAGAGTGTGGGAAACCAGGGAAGGCTCACTCACAGGCCCCCGGGGGACAATAGCTCCGGCCCCCTAgacggggaggtgagggggaagCAGAGCCATTCAGTTTTATGGTACGCTTAAAAGaaaggttgttgtttttcttgtgtTTGGTTTTTCACAAGTAGCATTGTTTATTTGTAAATGTGTATATTTAActctgcattttaaaatgtatcaaCAAACGGTTCAGCACAAATGTTCTGATGCACAATGTTTTCAATGAAGAAAATGCATCTGGattttttaaatttaatttgAATTTGATCCTGACCAATAAAAATGAGATGAAATCCTGGCCTAACGTTGAGGGTGCATCTTGTGTCAGAATGTTTGTATTGACTGCTCCCGTAATTGGGAAGTGCCTCAACAACAAACTTCCCCCTCAGGGGATGGCTGGGAACTGCTTGTGTGGGAGTGAATTAGCATTAAACAAGGCACACgcctgttgttgaccgggggctGGGTCACTGGGCAGAGTGTGGGAAAGCTCTGGAGAGCAGAGTCACAGTTCAGTGTGATTAGCATCATCAGCCCCCACCAGCACCTGACAGCAGCCCCATCAAAGGGCTCGGGCACACTTAGGACCAGACGTTCAGTGCTCCTGCCTAATACAATATATTACTTTATTTGGGGGTAACTGCTTTGGGTCTCACGTCAAGTGCTGTCTTGACTTGCCAGATGTTCAGACGGAAGGAAGCCTTTGGCGGCTTCAGTACAGAGGCGTGCCTGAACACATGCCAGGAAGGACAAAGTGGGTCACGTTCATCTTCCCTGTTTGGTGTAGCATTCCATTACATGAACGTGCAGATATgtgtaaaatatacaaatatttttgCTATAATGAATTACAATTAACATAAATTGACCTATTTATACGGATTAGATTCCGGTTTGTTATTTCTGTTTGTTGAGTATACAATTTAGAACAA
Coding sequences:
- the LOC132470602 gene encoding transcription factor HES-5-like, producing MAPTITSAMTSPESHLTLTHKIRKPLVEKLRRERINSSIEQLKSLLGPEFLKQEPDSKMEKADILEMTVVFVRQQQLYRRGHSVSSPANQGHSRCVQEMVHFLSKDEGKTQSNRRVLDHFQNHQASSEPVMKVPVSPVKPRLGQQKPRVSPSPWRPW